A single genomic interval of Lentimicrobium saccharophilum harbors:
- a CDS encoding single-stranded DNA-binding protein, translated as MNSLRNRVQLIGHLGADPEVKTFENNRKVARLSLATNDEYTDKEGQKVKQTQWHQLVVWGRLADTCEKYLAKGKEVAIEGKLTYRTWNDKDGKSHNITEIMVNELLMMGGKEKK; from the coding sequence ATGAATTCACTGAGAAACCGCGTACAACTGATTGGCCACCTGGGCGCCGATCCTGAAGTAAAAACCTTTGAAAATAACCGGAAGGTTGCCAGGTTATCATTGGCCACCAATGATGAGTATACTGACAAGGAAGGTCAGAAAGTAAAACAAACCCAGTGGCACCAGCTGGTAGTATGGGGAAGGCTGGCCGACACCTGTGAGAAATATCTTGCAAAAGGCAAGGAAGTCGCCATTGAAGGCAAACTGACTTACCGCACCTGGAACGACAAGGACGGGAAAAGCCACAACATTACCGAGATCATGGTAAATGAACTGCTTATGATGGGTGGTAAGGAGAAGAAATGA
- a CDS encoding lipocalin family protein, with product MIKFTSEMNISMKFSAMITLAGIFLLGCRAQDRTPTAVGSVDLEKYAGLWYDIASFPQRFQKGCHCTVAEYGLNADGTVSVTNRCRKGGYQEKESSVTGKAFIVKGSNNTKLRVQFFWPFRGDYWIVMLEPGYRWAVVSSPKKDYLWILSRTPSMDENEYNAIVNKLATEGYDTGKLVRTLQECQ from the coding sequence ATGATTAAATTTACCTCAGAGATGAATATTTCTATGAAATTCAGCGCGATGATCACTTTGGCCGGAATCTTTCTGCTGGGTTGCAGGGCTCAGGACAGAACACCAACTGCAGTTGGAAGTGTTGACCTGGAAAAGTATGCCGGTTTGTGGTATGATATTGCATCATTTCCACAGCGTTTTCAAAAAGGATGCCACTGTACTGTTGCTGAGTATGGTTTAAATGCCGATGGAACTGTCAGTGTTACGAACCGTTGTCGCAAGGGAGGTTATCAGGAGAAGGAAAGCAGTGTGACAGGAAAGGCTTTCATAGTTAAGGGCAGCAACAATACCAAGCTCAGGGTTCAGTTTTTCTGGCCTTTTCGGGGAGATTACTGGATCGTGATGCTTGAACCCGGATACCGGTGGGCTGTGGTTTCTTCACCAAAGAAGGATTATTTATGGATTTTAAGCCGGACCCCTTCCATGGATGAGAATGAATACAACGCTATCGTTAACAAGCTCGCGACAGAGGGATACGATACCGGCAAACTGGTCCGAACGCTGCAGGAGTGCCAATAA
- a CDS encoding PhoH family protein: MKRDSKKKKIFVLDTSVILYNHDSINNFEDNDVAIPITVLEELDNFKKGNDTKNFEAREFIRIIDSLSDNATLTDWIPLVKSKGGMFKVVMNERSDLDARQIFDDNKPDHRILNAALSLVQEYPDRKVILVSKDINLRLKAKSLNLTAEDFLTGKIKDVEGLYTGISTINNLSSRIIDKLYQSGYCLPRDIGVKNPVPNHYYILRNTNTSALACYNALTRRIERLEKRSAFRITPRNAEQVFAMHAILNPDVKLVTLQGVAGTGKTLLALAAALEQKRNFKQVFLARPIVPLSNKDIGYLPGDIKSKINPYMEPLYDNLKFIQSQYSEKDKEYKNITDSLENEKLVIQPLAYIRGRSISNVCFIIDEAQNLTPHEVKTIITRAGQGTKIIFTGDIYQIDTPYLDAQSNGLSYLIDKVKHHSIYAHVRLEKGERSELANLANDLL; this comes from the coding sequence GTGAAACGTGACAGCAAAAAGAAAAAAATTTTCGTACTCGACACTTCAGTAATTCTGTATAATCACGACTCAATCAACAACTTTGAGGACAACGATGTTGCGATTCCCATTACGGTGCTTGAGGAACTTGATAATTTCAAAAAAGGGAACGATACCAAGAATTTTGAAGCAAGGGAGTTTATCCGGATCATCGACAGCCTTTCGGATAATGCCACCCTCACCGACTGGATTCCACTGGTAAAGTCAAAAGGGGGCATGTTCAAGGTGGTAATGAACGAGCGCAGCGACCTTGATGCCCGTCAGATTTTTGATGATAATAAGCCTGATCACCGTATCCTGAATGCAGCCCTGAGCCTGGTGCAGGAGTATCCCGACCGCAAAGTGATCCTGGTCAGCAAGGACATTAATCTCAGGCTGAAAGCCAAGTCGCTCAATCTTACGGCCGAGGATTTTCTTACCGGTAAAATTAAGGATGTTGAAGGACTATACACCGGCATTTCCACAATTAACAATCTCAGCAGCCGGATCATTGACAAACTCTATCAGAGCGGGTATTGCCTCCCGCGCGACATCGGGGTGAAAAATCCGGTTCCTAACCATTATTACATTCTACGTAATACGAACACTTCCGCCCTTGCATGCTATAATGCACTGACCAGGCGGATTGAACGGCTCGAGAAACGTTCTGCCTTCCGCATTACCCCGCGTAATGCCGAGCAGGTATTTGCCATGCACGCCATTCTTAACCCGGATGTGAAGCTGGTTACTTTGCAGGGCGTTGCAGGAACCGGTAAAACGCTCCTCGCCCTGGCTGCCGCGCTCGAACAAAAGAGGAATTTCAAGCAGGTATTCCTTGCCAGGCCTATTGTTCCGCTGAGCAACAAGGATATCGGATATCTGCCGGGCGATATCAAGTCAAAGATTAATCCCTACATGGAGCCGCTGTACGATAACCTGAAGTTTATCCAGAGCCAGTACAGTGAAAAGGACAAGGAGTATAAAAACATTACCGATTCTCTTGAGAATGAAAAGCTTGTTATTCAGCCGCTTGCCTATATCAGGGGAAGAAGTATTTCAAATGTCTGCTTTATCATTGATGAAGCCCAGAACCTGACGCCGCACGAGGTGAAGACCATCATTACCAGGGCGGGGCAGGGTACCAAGATTATCTTCACAGGGGATATCTACCAGATTGATACTCCTTACCTGGATGCGCAGAGTAATGGTCTTTCCTACCTGATAGACAAGGTAAAGCACCACTCCATTTATGCACATGTAAGGCTGGAAAAGGGAGAGCGTTCGGAACTGGCAAATCTGGCCAATGATCTGCTTTAG
- a CDS encoding dihydrofolate reductase family protein yields the protein MQPRKVRLFVATSLDGYIAGPDHDLSFLQTVERAGEDYGYAAYAGETDTVVIGRSTWEKVSSDGVTSPFKEKQVYVISSSGNPESGPVVFYSGNLTQLIRELKSLAGKDIQIEGGPQMIGELLNSRLLDSICISTIPVLLGNGIPLFREGLYPLKLELLQVKGFSSGLVQTEYNVIY from the coding sequence ATGCAACCCCGTAAAGTAAGGCTGTTCGTTGCCACCAGCCTCGATGGATACATTGCCGGACCGGATCATGACCTGAGCTTTCTGCAGACGGTGGAACGGGCTGGGGAAGATTATGGTTATGCAGCCTACGCCGGCGAAACCGATACTGTCGTTATCGGCCGCAGCACCTGGGAAAAAGTCAGTTCGGATGGTGTCACTTCTCCGTTTAAGGAAAAACAGGTTTATGTGATATCTTCCTCCGGAAATCCGGAGTCCGGACCGGTTGTATTTTACAGCGGAAACCTGACACAACTTATCAGAGAGCTGAAATCATTGGCCGGAAAGGACATACAGATTGAGGGAGGACCGCAAATGATCGGTGAACTGTTAAACAGTCGTCTGCTCGACAGCATCTGTATTTCAACAATTCCTGTGCTCCTGGGTAATGGAATCCCCCTTTTCAGGGAAGGATTATATCCATTGAAACTGGAGCTCCTTCAGGTTAAAGGCTTCTCTTCCGGACTTGTTCAGACGGAATACAACGTCATTTATTGA
- a CDS encoding M28 family peptidase codes for MKINIHHHIIFGIILLLLISCGDRKNKKAEPDVKGKEPVAVFVPQFNADSAYHYVEKQVSFGPRVPNTAAHKACAAWLENTLKRFTPEVIVQQTRLRASDGTMLDARNIIASFNPENRSRVLLCAHWDSRPWADHDPDPSRRREPIPGANDGASGVGVLLEIARQMSLYNPGIGVDIVLFDAEDYGDHEEGPGNNTDSWALGSQYWARNPHVPGYSARFGILLDMVGAASPAFTMEGTSMYYAPDIMRKVWNTAHRLGYQNYFLTRKTGGITDDHLYINEIIRIPTIDIIDYDPDREKGFFDQWHTVNDDMNHISRETLRVVGHTVITVVYETK; via the coding sequence ATGAAAATTAACATCCACCACCATATAATTTTTGGAATTATACTTTTGCTTTTGATTTCATGCGGAGACCGGAAAAATAAAAAGGCGGAACCCGATGTGAAAGGGAAAGAGCCTGTTGCTGTATTTGTCCCTCAATTCAATGCCGATTCGGCCTACCATTATGTTGAAAAGCAGGTCTCATTCGGACCGAGGGTGCCCAATACCGCTGCCCATAAAGCCTGTGCCGCCTGGCTTGAAAATACGCTGAAACGATTTACACCCGAAGTGATTGTGCAGCAAACTAGGCTCAGGGCTTCTGACGGTACCATGCTTGATGCCAGAAACATCATAGCTTCCTTTAATCCGGAGAACCGTTCAAGGGTGCTGCTATGCGCCCATTGGGACTCCAGGCCCTGGGCCGATCATGATCCCGATCCATCAAGGCGCCGTGAACCCATCCCCGGAGCCAATGACGGCGCAAGCGGCGTAGGTGTGCTGCTTGAAATTGCCCGGCAAATGAGCCTTTATAATCCCGGGATCGGTGTTGATATTGTGCTGTTCGATGCCGAAGATTACGGCGACCACGAAGAAGGGCCCGGGAATAATACTGACTCATGGGCGCTGGGATCACAGTATTGGGCCAGAAATCCACATGTGCCGGGCTATTCCGCCCGTTTCGGCATATTGCTCGATATGGTGGGCGCCGCCAGTCCCGCTTTTACCATGGAAGGAACCTCGATGTATTACGCGCCCGACATCATGCGTAAGGTATGGAATACTGCCCACCGCCTGGGATACCAGAATTATTTCCTGACCCGTAAAACCGGCGGCATCACAGACGACCACCTCTACATCAATGAGATCATCCGGATTCCGACCATCGATATCATCGATTACGATCCCGACCGTGAAAAGGGCTTTTTTGACCAGTGGCATACCGTAAATGATGATATGAACCACATCAGCAGGGAAACGCTGAGGGTGGTCGGACACACCGTAATTACTGTTGTTTACGAAACAAAGTAA
- a CDS encoding nitroreductase family protein, with the protein MNIKTASNDFPIHPLLKERWSPRAFNNRFIEPDKIRSLFEAARWAPSASNIQPWYFIVGLKGDDTYEQITGTLVEFNLLWATSAPLLFVAVANKIGKKGEINPTAQYDLGQAVAHLTFQAMEEGLYVHQMGGFDPLLAKTIFGIPDTHEAMTVVAVGYIGKPESLHKNLVASETSPRERRKAKDSVFSSKFNTPSSIF; encoded by the coding sequence ATGAATATAAAAACTGCTTCAAACGACTTCCCGATTCATCCTTTATTAAAAGAGAGATGGTCGCCAAGGGCTTTTAACAACCGGTTTATTGAACCGGACAAGATCCGCAGCCTTTTCGAAGCCGCCCGCTGGGCACCGTCGGCTTCCAATATTCAGCCATGGTATTTTATCGTAGGGCTGAAGGGCGACGACACCTATGAACAAATTACCGGAACACTGGTTGAATTTAACCTGCTCTGGGCCACCAGCGCGCCTTTGCTTTTTGTGGCTGTTGCCAATAAAATCGGTAAAAAGGGTGAAATCAATCCGACTGCCCAATACGATCTCGGTCAGGCTGTGGCGCATCTTACCTTTCAGGCTATGGAAGAAGGATTGTATGTGCATCAGATGGGTGGATTTGACCCGTTGCTGGCCAAAACCATATTCGGAATCCCTGACACACACGAAGCGATGACTGTGGTTGCAGTGGGATACATCGGTAAACCTGAATCCCTGCATAAAAATCTAGTGGCATCAGAAACTTCTCCCAGAGAAAGACGGAAGGCCAAAGATTCAGTCTTCAGCAGCAAATTCAATACACCTTCTTCTATTTTCTGA
- a CDS encoding sensor histidine kinase: MGFKKFRINVIVRVLLITANLLLLVILSRNEQQEVTALITGLLAVIQVAVLIRYIERTNRKLTQFLESIRHSDFSTSFFDRDLGRSFEGLNRAFNEVISEFRKNRAEKEEHYNYLLTVVQHVSIGIIAFRKDGKVDIFNNAIKRLLKISNLKHIRDLGVIKSSLPEMLLSMNAGDRQLIKLVVDNELLQISVYATEFRMRGEEFLLVSLQNISSELEEKEIESWQKLIRVLTHEIMNSITPISSLASTVREMLLDESENSVQIHTLDEDDLDSIHQALITIQSRSEGLLNFVETYRNLTRIPRPNFRYFAVKELFDRAHTLLKPKMEKLGIVCVPRVFPEDLMITADPDLIDQVFINLLLNAIDAVKEKTEPRISVTASPNSNGRVSIDFSDNGHGIKPDILDKIFMPFFTSKKDGSGIGLSLSRQIMHLHKGTVTVKSSPGEGTVFTVTF, from the coding sequence ATGGGCTTTAAAAAATTCCGGATTAATGTCATTGTCAGGGTATTGCTGATTACAGCCAACCTCTTGTTGCTGGTAATCCTTTCACGCAATGAACAACAGGAAGTAACGGCACTGATTACCGGATTACTGGCTGTAATTCAGGTCGCTGTGCTTATCCGGTATATTGAACGTACCAACCGGAAACTTACCCAATTCCTTGAAAGCATCAGGCATTCCGATTTCAGCACTTCCTTCTTCGACAGAGACCTGGGAAGAAGTTTCGAAGGTCTCAACCGCGCTTTCAATGAAGTTATCAGTGAATTCCGGAAAAACAGGGCCGAAAAAGAAGAGCACTACAATTACCTGCTCACGGTGGTTCAGCATGTCAGCATCGGTATCATTGCTTTCAGAAAAGACGGTAAGGTGGATATCTTCAACAATGCCATCAAGCGTCTGTTGAAAATCTCGAACCTTAAACACATCAGAGACCTGGGCGTGATCAAATCATCCCTGCCTGAGATGCTGCTCAGCATGAATGCCGGTGACAGGCAACTGATCAAACTGGTAGTTGACAATGAGCTTCTTCAGATATCGGTTTATGCAACTGAATTCAGGATGCGCGGGGAGGAATTTCTGCTGGTTTCCTTACAAAACATCAGTTCGGAACTGGAAGAAAAAGAAATTGAATCCTGGCAGAAACTGATCAGGGTGCTCACGCATGAAATCATGAATTCAATCACACCGATATCATCGCTGGCATCAACAGTGCGCGAAATGCTGCTGGATGAAAGTGAAAACAGCGTGCAGATCCATACGCTTGACGAAGACGATCTGGATAGCATCCACCAGGCACTGATTACCATTCAGAGCCGGAGCGAAGGATTGCTTAATTTTGTTGAAACTTACCGCAACCTGACTCGTATACCCCGGCCAAATTTCAGGTATTTCGCTGTAAAAGAGCTATTTGACCGGGCCCATACCCTGCTGAAACCAAAAATGGAAAAACTCGGCATTGTCTGCGTTCCCCGGGTATTTCCCGAAGACCTTATGATCACCGCTGATCCGGACCTTATCGACCAGGTATTTATCAACCTGTTGCTTAACGCCATCGATGCCGTAAAAGAAAAAACGGAACCCCGGATATCAGTGACAGCCTCACCAAACAGCAACGGCAGGGTAAGTATTGACTTTTCGGACAACGGACATGGAATCAAACCTGATATCCTCGATAAGATTTTTATGCCATTCTTCACATCGAAAAAGGACGGATCGGGGATCGGATTGAGTCTTTCGCGCCAGATCATGCATCTGCACAAAGGCACGGTCACTGTGAAATCATCCCCCGGAGAGGGAACAGTGTTTACGGTTACCTTCTGA
- a CDS encoding sigma-54-dependent transcriptional regulator, with product MSKIDAKILIVDDDQDVLLAARLFLKQHFNIIHTEKNPENIPAIMKNESYDLILLDMNFSRDATSGKEGFHWLNKIIEIDPLAVVIFITGYGDIELAVQGIKEGATNFILKPWDNKKLLATITANLKVRHNKEEIEDLKSKQKVLIANQDQAYGNLIGQSPAMQKVMATVEKVAKTEANVLILGENGTGKELIARAIHKASSRRDEVFISVDLGAISETLFESELFGFKKGAFTDAKEDRAGRFEAANKGTVFLDEIGNLSFNLQSKLLSVLQNRKVVRLGTNREIPIDVRLICATNMPLYQMVNENKFRQDLLYRINTVEILLPPLRERLEDIQQLVEHFLVIYCKKYKMPLKRINPTTIRRLEKHSWPGNIRELQHAVERAVILSESNILQPQDFFLSQIEDGGQSDESDDITNLEEREKLLIRRVIDKHGGNISKAAKELGLTRASLYRRIEKHGL from the coding sequence ATGAGTAAGATTGACGCTAAAATCCTGATTGTTGATGATGATCAGGATGTACTGCTGGCAGCAAGGCTTTTTCTTAAGCAACACTTCAATATTATACATACGGAGAAAAATCCGGAGAACATACCAGCCATCATGAAGAATGAGAGCTATGATCTTATCCTGCTGGATATGAATTTCTCCAGGGATGCCACCAGTGGTAAGGAGGGATTTCACTGGCTGAATAAAATTATTGAAATTGACCCCCTGGCGGTGGTTATTTTTATTACCGGATACGGTGATATTGAGCTGGCCGTGCAGGGCATAAAAGAAGGAGCTACCAACTTTATCCTGAAACCCTGGGACAATAAAAAACTGCTGGCCACCATTACGGCCAACCTGAAAGTTAGGCACAACAAGGAAGAAATTGAAGACCTGAAGAGCAAACAAAAAGTGCTGATTGCCAACCAGGATCAGGCTTATGGTAACCTGATCGGCCAATCGCCTGCCATGCAGAAGGTGATGGCCACGGTTGAGAAAGTGGCCAAAACAGAAGCCAATGTACTGATTCTCGGAGAAAACGGAACAGGCAAGGAACTGATTGCCCGGGCCATTCACAAAGCATCATCGCGCCGCGATGAGGTTTTTATCAGTGTTGATCTGGGTGCAATCAGTGAAACGCTGTTCGAAAGCGAGCTGTTCGGATTCAAGAAAGGCGCCTTCACCGACGCCAAGGAAGACCGGGCCGGCCGTTTTGAAGCTGCCAATAAAGGGACTGTTTTTCTTGATGAAATCGGAAACCTTTCCTTTAACCTGCAGTCGAAGTTGCTGAGCGTGCTTCAGAACAGGAAAGTGGTAAGGCTGGGGACCAACCGCGAGATACCGATTGATGTAAGGCTGATATGCGCCACAAATATGCCGTTATATCAGATGGTGAATGAAAACAAATTCCGTCAGGACCTGCTGTACCGCATCAATACCGTGGAAATTCTACTGCCTCCCCTGCGCGAAAGACTGGAGGACATCCAGCAACTGGTGGAGCACTTTCTGGTGATCTACTGTAAAAAATATAAAATGCCGCTCAAAAGAATCAACCCGACAACCATCAGAAGGCTGGAAAAACACAGCTGGCCGGGCAATATCAGGGAACTTCAGCATGCTGTGGAAAGAGCGGTAATCCTCAGTGAGAGCAATATCCTTCAGCCGCAGGACTTCTTCCTCTCGCAGATAGAAGATGGTGGTCAGTCCGATGAATCGGATGATATCACCAACCTCGAAGAAAGGGAAAAACTGCTGATCCGCCGGGTGATTGACAAGCACGGGGGAAACATCAGCAAAGCTGCAAAAGAACTCGGGCTTACCAGGGCCTCACTTTATCGCAGAATAGAGAAACATGGGCTTTAA
- a CDS encoding efflux RND transporter periplasmic adaptor subunit, whose translation MDRIIEKKRWTPGRIAAIAGIVMLVILVLWVFVFRDNRSRLYVEYNQLSIAAVEKSRFQEFIPVDGIVFPRNTVYIDAVQGGIVEEIYVEDGAILKRGDPILKLSNANMELSYMDQETRMYDAINNLANTRISLEQLKYVRQKEITQLNYDIDRLKTDFSRKEQFYKDKLISDKEFEDARRDYQYSLKQLEIALNLKRLDSISGVSQGRQISLSMERMNNNLALLKKNMDNMTIKSPVDGKLSSFLVEIGQTKVSGEHLGQIDMMDGIKLRANIDERYISRVFTGQEASCDIGNKTYELEISKIYTNVTGGTFQVDLLFTDEEPVKVKRGQTIQLKVKFSGASDALILRRGGFFQETGGNWIYVLDPSEEYAVKRSIRIGRQNASHYEVLEGLEAGEKVIVSSYDNFNAKEKLIFRK comes from the coding sequence ATGGACAGGATCATAGAAAAGAAGCGATGGACTCCCGGAAGGATTGCCGCAATAGCGGGAATAGTCATGTTGGTGATACTGGTTTTGTGGGTATTTGTTTTCAGGGACAACCGCAGCAGGCTTTATGTGGAATATAACCAACTCAGTATAGCTGCAGTTGAAAAGAGCAGATTTCAGGAGTTTATCCCTGTTGACGGCATTGTTTTCCCGCGGAATACGGTTTATATTGATGCCGTTCAGGGTGGGATTGTTGAAGAGATTTATGTTGAAGACGGCGCCATTCTTAAGAGAGGGGATCCCATATTAAAGCTCTCTAATGCAAATATGGAGCTGAGTTATATGGATCAGGAAACGCGGATGTATGATGCCATCAACAACCTGGCCAATACCAGGATCAGCCTGGAGCAGTTGAAATACGTCAGACAGAAAGAAATTACTCAGCTTAACTATGATATTGACAGGCTCAAGACGGATTTCAGCCGTAAAGAGCAATTCTATAAGGATAAACTGATTTCCGATAAGGAATTTGAGGATGCCCGCCGCGACTACCAGTATTCACTAAAGCAGCTGGAGATCGCGCTGAACCTGAAAAGGCTTGACTCGATTTCAGGTGTTTCGCAGGGCAGGCAGATTTCTTTGTCGATGGAAAGGATGAATAATAATCTGGCCCTGCTGAAAAAGAATATGGATAATATGACCATTAAATCACCTGTTGATGGTAAGCTTTCATCATTCCTTGTAGAAATAGGGCAAACCAAAGTTTCCGGAGAGCACCTTGGCCAGATTGATATGATGGACGGCATCAAGCTTCGTGCAAACATTGATGAAAGGTATATCTCCCGTGTTTTTACCGGTCAGGAGGCATCCTGTGATATCGGGAACAAAACATACGAGCTTGAAATATCGAAGATCTATACAAATGTTACCGGTGGTACTTTTCAGGTGGATCTTTTGTTTACAGATGAAGAGCCTGTTAAAGTCAAGCGGGGGCAGACCATTCAACTGAAGGTGAAATTTTCAGGAGCCTCCGATGCCCTTATCCTGCGCAGGGGTGGATTTTTTCAGGAAACAGGCGGTAACTGGATTTATGTGCTGGATCCCTCAGAAGAATACGCGGTGAAGCGCAGCATCCGGATAGGCAGGCAGAATGCATCCCATTATGAGGTGCTTGAAGGACTTGAAGCCGGTGAAAAAGTTATTGTTTCGTCATACGATAACTTTAACGCGAAGGAGAAACTAATTTTCAGAAAATAA
- a CDS encoding ABC transporter ATP-binding protein, which yields MLKTVNLSKIFRTDEVETTALNKVSFEIKKGEFVAIMGPSGCGKSTLLNILGLLDNPTEGEYYFLGNEVSGFTEKQRANTRKQNIGFVFQNFNLIDELNVYENVELPLIYLGLSSSERKRRVESALEQMQIMHRRKHFPLQLSGGQQQRVAVARAVVANPHLILADEPTGNLDSAHGEEVMNLLASLNQNGTTIIMVTHSQRDAEYAQRIIRLFDGQVINENIKAGRVESGNF from the coding sequence ATGCTCAAAACGGTAAATCTCTCCAAAATTTTCAGGACAGACGAAGTAGAAACCACTGCATTGAATAAAGTTTCTTTTGAAATCAAAAAAGGTGAGTTTGTCGCCATCATGGGGCCTTCGGGTTGCGGGAAGTCAACATTGCTTAATATTCTGGGGTTGCTGGATAATCCGACAGAAGGTGAGTATTATTTTCTGGGGAATGAGGTTTCAGGTTTTACCGAGAAGCAGCGTGCCAATACCCGCAAACAGAACATCGGTTTTGTATTTCAGAATTTTAATCTGATCGACGAACTGAATGTATATGAAAATGTTGAATTGCCGTTGATATATCTTGGTCTGAGTTCCTCAGAGCGCAAGCGCAGGGTTGAATCGGCCCTTGAACAGATGCAGATTATGCACCGCCGCAAACATTTCCCGCTTCAATTATCGGGTGGTCAGCAGCAGCGCGTGGCTGTCGCCAGGGCCGTGGTGGCCAATCCGCACCTTATCCTGGCCGATGAGCCTACCGGTAACCTTGATTCGGCGCACGGCGAAGAGGTGATGAACCTGCTGGCCTCGCTCAACCAGAACGGAACTACCATCATAATGGTTACACACTCTCAGCGTGATGCCGAGTATGCGCAGCGCATCATCAGGCTGTTTGACGGACAGGTGATCAATGAGAATATCAAAGCCGGTAGGGTTGAATCCGGAAATTTTTAA